The sequence TAATAGGAAGGGACAAAAACAAACTTAACGAAACGGCGAGTATCGTAACGGGAAAAGGAGGCACTCCGATTATCTATGCGGGCGATATTGCTAATATAAATTTTATTGATGATACGGTAAAAGACGTCTTGAACAAATTCGGGAAAGTGGACAATTTGATTAATAATGCCGGAGTGGCGATATTTAAGAAATTTGTCGACGTATCCGTCGAAGAGTTTATGACCCAAATGAATGTAAATATGTACGCGGTTTTTAATTTTACAAAAGCCGTTGTGCCGTCAATGATTCAAAATAAAAGAGGAACAATCATCAATATATCTTCATTGGCGGGTAAAAACCCTTTCGTCTATGGTACGACTTACGCTGCGACAAAACATGCATTGATGGGTTTTACTAAGTCGCTAATGCTCGAATTGAGAGAATATAATATTCGCGTTTCGGCGGTGTGTCCGGGATCCGTGCAAACAGATATGATTGTCGATACTCCTGTAGCGCCGAAGGAAATTTCAAAGGTATTGAGTCCCGAAGATGTGGCTGAAACCGTCGCGGTTATTATCGATTTGCCTCAAAACGCCCTCGCAAGCGAAATCGAAATTCGTCCTACAAACCCGAAATAAAAAAGGCGCCCTTTTTCAAAGGCGCCTCAGAGGCTATCGCTTATCTCCGCCATCTTTTAAAGCGGGGTTGTCCGTCGCAGCAATTGTTATTAAATTTTTTCCCAAACCCGAAGTTTTCGTTTCTGTACTTCGCCCATAATTCTTTCTGACTGTCGTCGAGCAGATTATAAACGGCAAGCCAGTGTTTTGCAGTTTCGGTCCTTATTGCCGAACGTATATTGTTGCAATTGTCTACGAGTTGCATATATTGCTTTTCGTCAATCTTGTTTTGAGATTTCAATTTTCTCATTTCAAGACGGTTCTTTTGAAGTTCGGCTTTCAGGTCGATAAGTTTTTCTTTTAATTCGTATCTTAGTTCGTCGATACGATTTTGCTGGTCTTCGGATAAATTCAATTTATCGCAAAGAAGCATACGGCCTTTTCCGTCAAAAGGTTGAGACCAAGTTAGAGCCGGAACTGCGAGCATTAGTACGAGCGCGAGTGAAATTAATTTTTTCATTTTGATTTCTCCTTAATTAATTTTGAATTCGACCATTGGACAGCCGCTTATCCCGGCAGGTTTAATTAAACCTTGTCCGGGGCTGAGATGTCTATAAAGTAGTCAATACGAACGCTATGAATAAAGACAACGATTTCGAACTGGTAAATAGATTCAAGGCAGGCGATGAAACTGCTTTTAATGAAATTGTCAGGAAATACCAGAAAAGGATTTACTGGCATGCAAGGCAAATGCTGGGAAATCATCTCGACGCCGACGAAGTTACTCAACAAGTGTTGATTGTGATTTATGAAAAACTGCATACTTTTAACTTTCAGTCGTCTCTCTTTACTTGGATCTACAGAATTGCAACGACGAGAAGCCTTAATCTGTTGAAGAGAAAAAATATTAAAAGATTTTTTTCGATTGACGACGAGGATACGGATTTTGATCTGAAATCGGAAACGGATATTATTAAAGACTTGGATAACAAACAAAAATTGGAAAAGCTCGAAAAAATGCTCAATAAGCTGCCGCCGAAACAAAAACAGGTTTTCATTATGCGTAATTTTGACGAATTTTCTTATGAAGAGATATCGCAGATTACTGGAAAAAGCGTCGGCGGTCTCAAAGCAACATATTTCCATGCAATTAAAAAAATAACTGAGTGGATGAATTATGAAATCGAATGAAGAAATATTAAAGTATTACTCCGGTTTAATGACCAATGAGGAAAAGAAATTGCTTGAGAAAAAATTGTCGGATTCGCCCCGTTTGAAAGAGGAATTCGATAAGACCGGAAAATTAATTGACCGTTTGAAAGAATACTCAAAGGCGGAAGCGGACGAGAGCTATTTTACGAATCTTCTTCCCAGAGTGAGAGAAAAAATCGGCAAAAAACAGGGGAAAGTCGTATTCGGAAAAATTGTCTACGCTCTTTCCATGTCGATGGTTGTAGCGTTTGTTTTGATATTCTCGTTTGTCAATACGCCGGTAAATACGAACGCCGACTATGTTCTAGAGCAGGAGGAAGTGATACGAAACATAGTTACGGAATATCTGGCAGCAGGCAATTCGGAAGACGATTATACAATTGATATTCAAACCGAAAACATTGAAGACCAGGAACTGGTTGATTATCTTTTAACCGACGATAATCTGCTTACCGAACTTTATATCGATTCGGATTTGCTGTTTAATGAAAAATGAAAAAAATACAGGTGGAATTATGAAAAAAATATTTATGCTTATAGTACTCTCGGGATTTGTGATCTATGCGCAGCCGGAAAGACAGCAGCGAAAAGGGTGGGAAGAGTATAAAAAGTTCGAGCAGCTCGAAAAAGCCAAAATTATCGAAATTCTCGACCTGAACGAAGAAGAAGCTGTTCGTTTTTTCGCCAAAAGAAATGAATATAGAAACGAAGTAAAAAAGTTGCTGGAAAAAAGGAAAGAATTGGTGCGCGAACTGGAAGAAAATATTGAAAAGAAAAAATCGGACAATAATTACTACAAAAAGGCGATTGCGGAAATTAACTCGATCGATATGAAAATAAGCGAAGAGAAACTAAAATTTTACCGCAGTCTCGAGGAAATTCTCGAAGCGAACGAAATTGCCAAATTAATTGTTTTTGAATATACGTTCAGACGGGATATGGCTCGAAAACTGATGAAGCGGAATAGATAAAAATTTCCAATTCCATAAAAATAGTGTTGCATTTTTGGTAATATGAATTTATTTTTTGACCCGTCATTATGCGGAAGTGGTGAAATTGGTATACACGCTACTTTGAGGGGGTAGTGCCCGTTAGGGCGTGCGGGTTCGAGTCCCGCCTTCCGCACGAGTTCTTTTTTATAATAAGATGAGGATGATATCATGAAAAAAATACGCTCATTTGTTTTATCGCTGGCATTTGTATTCGTTGCTTTTTCGCTCTATGCTCAGGAGATGCCCGTTGACGCTGCTAAAGCATATAATGAAGGAAATAAATTTCTTAAAGCAGGCAATTACGAAAATGCTATAAAAAAATACCAGGAAGCTCTCCAGACTTCTCAGGATTACAGAATTTACTACCAGTTAGGAGTTGCATATAAAAAGCAAAACAAATTACCCGAAGCCGAAGAAGCTTTTCGCAAAACCGTAGAAATCAATCCTGAATTCAGTCTTGGTTATAATGGTTTGGGCGGTACGTATTTTATTGAAGGCAAGTATCAGGAGTCAGTAGAAGCCTTTAAAAAATTTGCGGAACTGACCACTAAAAAATCTCTTAAAGAAAAGGCTAATGATAATATCGCCCGCGCTTATGTTAAGTTAGCAGAAGAATCGAAGAAAGACGGCAATTATCAAAAAGCAATCGAGCAGCTTCAGGAAGCAATTAAATACAGCGAATTCGACGCGGCTTATGTTTTACTGGCAAATACTTATTACGAAAACGGCGATTATGAAGAAGCTATTAAAGCTGCCGACAAGGTTATCTCTATGAATTCAAAACTTAAAGGAGCGGCTTATTATTACAAAGGACTCGCTTTGAAACAAAAACAAGATACTGAAAAAGCCAAAGAATATTTCGAACTGGCCAAGAAGGATCCGCAATACAAAAAACTGGCTGAATACGAATTGAAATATATGAGGTAATTTTAGGTAAAAATTCCTGAAAAGTCGGCTCATCGAGCCGGCTTTTTTTTTATTTAAACAAGGAACGTAGCGGCCTGGCGCTTGTATAAAAAGCTGTATTATCATTATAGATAAATTATTGTTATTTTTTGAAATGACGTTATCGCTTTTTACTTCGAGGCATATTAAATAGTTCTTATAAAAAAATACGGGTTAAATGAAACGTAAAATAATTCTATTATCCTTAATGATTTTTTGCCTCGCCACTGTCAGGGCGCAGTCTTTGAACGAAATTTTTGATAAAGCCGCTGAGCTGTACAATCAAAAAAATTATTCCGATTCTTACCGTTACTACTCAATAATCATCCGTTCCGAAGGCGCAAACGCAGGGACTAAAGCCGCAGCTTTGTACTATGCCGGAGAAAGTTTAATCAATACATCGGATTATTCGGCGGCTGCGACTCAGTTCGAAACTCTGATTTCCGATTATCCCTTTTCAAATTATCATGAGTTATCGCTTCTGCGTCTCGGCGAAATTTATTACAATTCAGGAACTTATCGGAAGTGCAGGGAACGGCTTTTTTATTTCCTAGAAAAATATCCCGGAAGCGCTCATTTGGGAACCGCATATTTCTGGCTCGCCGCATCGTACGCGGCGGAAAATAAATATTACGAAGCGGAAGAATACTTCAACTTGAGCATATCGAATGCTACTACGAACAAATATCTGGTAGACGCAATTTATTCTTTAGGCGCCGTTTACGAAAAATTGGGCGATTACCAGGAAGCTATTTCAAATTACGACGAGCTTTTATCATATTACGGAGACAGCGATCTGGCGCCCTTGGCGCAGATGCGTATAGGCGTCTGCTATTTTAAGATAGGCGATTACACTACAACTACTCTCGAACTGAGCAATCCCATTCTCGAAAAACTGAGCGATAAATCGAGGATAGAGAAAGATTATTATCTGTCCAACGCTTTTATGAGATTGGGCGAATACGATAAAGCGGAAAAATTAATGTCTAAACTGGTTGTTTCCGATATATCGGAAGATACCCGGAGAAAAATTACTTACAACCTCGGATGGATTAAATTTCAGCACAAAGACTACGAGGGCGCATACGAAATTTTCAGCAGTCTAAATAGAACAAGCAACGACACGATTTCGGTTTACGCCTTATTCTGGAGCGCCGAATCAAAGAGATATATGAACGATCGGGAAGAAGCAGATCGTCTCTACCGGGAATTCATCGAAAATTATCCGAATCACCCTCTGGCGTCAAAAGTAAATTTGAGTAAAGGCGCTTTGTTGTTCGAATCCGCTACTCAAAAAGACGCCGAATCGATTTTGAAACATGCGGCGGCTTCCGACGACTTAGAGACTAAAAGCCGGGCTCTTACTCTGCTCGGAGAACTTAAATTAAAAGAAAAAAAATACGCCGAGGCTAGAAATTATTTCAGCGAAGCATTGAGCGTTAATAATAGTTATAACGAGCCGTACAAACGCGCAAAATTGGGGAAGGGAATATCGGAATTTTATCTGAATAAGTACCGCGACGCTCTAAACGATCTTACGTTTTTATATAATAAATTCAGAGATTTCGAAAAAGACAAAGTAAATTTTTATATGGCCGAATCGTATCTTTTTTTGAGCGAATACGATAATGCCATTAAACATTATAACCTGGCTGCAAGCGACGATCGACTGTTGAATAAGCAGGTAATCCTGGGTAAAGCCTATGCTTACTTCAACAAAAAGGACTTTCCGAATTCCGTCTATTATTTTAACGATTATCTGAAAAAATACGGCAACGAGAAAATAAGCAAGGAAGTTAAATTGCGACTTGCAGACAGTTATTTCGGTATGAAAAATTTTGATAAAGCCAGCGCGATATACGAAGATTTATTTAAGAAAGAAAACGCAATAAGCAGCGCGCAAAATTATTATCAGTATTGCCAGGCTCTCTATAAAGCCGGTAAAACTGCGCAGGCGGTAATCGAATTTTCAAATTTGCAGAAGTTGTTTCCTTATTCTAATTATACTGACGACGCTCAATATGTTATCGGGTGGATTTATTTTCAGCAAAACCAGTACGACTGGGCTGTAGATAATTATTTGCGGCTTATCAGAAAATATCCGAATTCCGCGCTGATTCCGATTGCTTATTATTCAATCGGGGATTCTTACTACAACATGGGGCAGTACGATTCGGCTTTGATTTATTACGAAAAAGTTCTTAACGAGTATCCGAATACATCGTACATTATCGACGCAGTCAACGGCATACAATACTCCTACATTGCAAAAGACGAAATAGACAAAGCTGTTAAGATCATAGATGATTTTATAAAACGCTATCCGAATCAAAAATATAGCGACCAATTTTACCTTAAAAAGGGAGATATATTTTACAGCGTAGGCGAATACGATAAAGCCATAAACGCTTATTACGATTTTATAAATAGGTACCAGACGAGCGCTCTTTTAAAGAACGCGTATTATTGGCTGGGCAAAAGCGCCGTTAATATAAATAACGATACTTTAGCGATTGCGGCTTTTAATCAGGTTTTGAATTTATCGCTGACGTCGGATATCTCTGTTTCCGCCGCCCTTGAATTGTCCAATCTTTATTCGAAACAAAAACAATTTGACTCGGCTGTAGAAACGCTCAACAAAGTTATCGGCAAAACGGGCGAATCGAAAAGAATGCCGGAATTGCTCTTTGCGCGCGCGTTAATAGAAGTAAAGAGCAATAATTTGGAAAAGGCGTATCAAACTTTTGAAAGAGTAATTAACTATTACGACGGCACTCTGTTTGCAGATAAAGCCAAAGTAGAAACGGGGAAACTGGAGCTGAATCAAAAAAGATACGAATCCGCCATACCGCTATTGAGAGAAGTTGCAGAAAAACGACTGGACGATATAGGCGCAGAAGCTCAATACTATCTGGGCTTATCCTACATGGAACAGGAACAATTTAACGAGGCTATCACAGCGTTCGTCCGCGTGCGATCTGTTTTTGCCGCCTATGACGATTGGTATACCAGATCTCTTCTCCGTCTGGGCGATTGCTATCTAAAATTAAACGATAAAAAATTAGCCAGAGAAATGTACAGGGCTGTTTTAAGAAGACACAACTCAGGCGAATATGCAGACGAAGCAAATAAAAAATTAAAACGATTATGAAACGAATTATCTTTTTATTATTGATCTTTTCCGCGGCGCTAATGGCTCAGGAAGAACAAAAGAGCATCGAATTGCCCGACTTTGTAATTACCGGAAGTCAGTCGATACAGATTCCGAAAGCCGAAAAAGTTAAACCGGAATTGATTCCGATTATTTCCAAGGATTTTCTTCTGCCGAATTATTCGCCGGAGTTAATGCCTCTTTTAATTGAATCCGTTCCGGTAAGGCATATACCGGGAATAAGTGCGGATGATTATTATATCGGAAGATTGAATGTGGGCTTGGGTTTGTATACT comes from Melioribacter roseus P3M-2 and encodes:
- a CDS encoding Spy/CpxP family protein refolding chaperone, which gives rise to MKKLISLALVLMLAVPALTWSQPFDGKGRMLLCDKLNLSEDQQNRIDELRYELKEKLIDLKAELQKNRLEMRKLKSQNKIDEKQYMQLVDNCNNIRSAIRTETAKHWLAVYNLLDDSQKELWAKYRNENFGFGKKFNNNCCDGQPRFKRWRR
- a CDS encoding SDR family oxidoreductase; translated protein: MKDSVTIITGASRGIGRAIAVRLAQNGGTLVLIGRDKNKLNETASIVTGKGGTPIIYAGDIANINFIDDTVKDVLNKFGKVDNLINNAGVAIFKKFVDVSVEEFMTQMNVNMYAVFNFTKAVVPSMIQNKRGTIINISSLAGKNPFVYGTTYAATKHALMGFTKSLMLELREYNIRVSAVCPGSVQTDMIVDTPVAPKEISKVLSPEDVAETVAVIIDLPQNALASEIEIRPTNPK
- a CDS encoding tetratricopeptide repeat protein, with the protein product MKRKIILLSLMIFCLATVRAQSLNEIFDKAAELYNQKNYSDSYRYYSIIIRSEGANAGTKAAALYYAGESLINTSDYSAAATQFETLISDYPFSNYHELSLLRLGEIYYNSGTYRKCRERLFYFLEKYPGSAHLGTAYFWLAASYAAENKYYEAEEYFNLSISNATTNKYLVDAIYSLGAVYEKLGDYQEAISNYDELLSYYGDSDLAPLAQMRIGVCYFKIGDYTTTTLELSNPILEKLSDKSRIEKDYYLSNAFMRLGEYDKAEKLMSKLVVSDISEDTRRKITYNLGWIKFQHKDYEGAYEIFSSLNRTSNDTISVYALFWSAESKRYMNDREEADRLYREFIENYPNHPLASKVNLSKGALLFESATQKDAESILKHAAASDDLETKSRALTLLGELKLKEKKYAEARNYFSEALSVNNSYNEPYKRAKLGKGISEFYLNKYRDALNDLTFLYNKFRDFEKDKVNFYMAESYLFLSEYDNAIKHYNLAASDDRLLNKQVILGKAYAYFNKKDFPNSVYYFNDYLKKYGNEKISKEVKLRLADSYFGMKNFDKASAIYEDLFKKENAISSAQNYYQYCQALYKAGKTAQAVIEFSNLQKLFPYSNYTDDAQYVIGWIYFQQNQYDWAVDNYLRLIRKYPNSALIPIAYYSIGDSYYNMGQYDSALIYYEKVLNEYPNTSYIIDAVNGIQYSYIAKDEIDKAVKIIDDFIKRYPNQKYSDQFYLKKGDIFYSVGEYDKAINAYYDFINRYQTSALLKNAYYWLGKSAVNINNDTLAIAAFNQVLNLSLTSDISVSAALELSNLYSKQKQFDSAVETLNKVIGKTGESKRMPELLFARALIEVKSNNLEKAYQTFERVINYYDGTLFADKAKVETGKLELNQKRYESAIPLLREVAEKRLDDIGAEAQYYLGLSYMEQEQFNEAITAFVRVRSVFAAYDDWYTRSLLRLGDCYLKLNDKKLAREMYRAVLRRHNSGEYADEANKKLKRL
- a CDS encoding RNA polymerase sigma factor, which produces MNKDNDFELVNRFKAGDETAFNEIVRKYQKRIYWHARQMLGNHLDADEVTQQVLIVIYEKLHTFNFQSSLFTWIYRIATTRSLNLLKRKNIKRFFSIDDEDTDFDLKSETDIIKDLDNKQKLEKLEKMLNKLPPKQKQVFIMRNFDEFSYEEISQITGKSVGGLKATYFHAIKKITEWMNYEIE
- a CDS encoding tetratricopeptide repeat protein, which gives rise to MKKIRSFVLSLAFVFVAFSLYAQEMPVDAAKAYNEGNKFLKAGNYENAIKKYQEALQTSQDYRIYYQLGVAYKKQNKLPEAEEAFRKTVEINPEFSLGYNGLGGTYFIEGKYQESVEAFKKFAELTTKKSLKEKANDNIARAYVKLAEESKKDGNYQKAIEQLQEAIKYSEFDAAYVLLANTYYENGDYEEAIKAADKVISMNSKLKGAAYYYKGLALKQKQDTEKAKEYFELAKKDPQYKKLAEYELKYMR